One window from the genome of Calliopsis andreniformis isolate RMS-2024a chromosome 12, iyCalAndr_principal, whole genome shotgun sequence encodes:
- the LOC143185951 gene encoding malectin-A, with protein sequence MTSGWKLHPLTVLTLLFAICVQSFQSLEVIYAINAGGEAHTDSYGIRYLKDPLMNKVGTASDYGKQLIIGRVNAIDQILYQTERYHHSTFGYDIPISEDGDYVMILKFCEVYFNSPNMKVFDVVLNGDHTVVTDLDIFERVGRGIAHDEYVPFKVQGGKLIYNDEESDILAGKIRVEFIKGYRDNPKINAIAVIKGNIEDIPQLGPIPQEPEEYHNIQEDEEESTVRSRHTSGPRTPDPYSIDDSSVMLPVFVAIGAFIPLLFCLCKL encoded by the exons atgacgtCAGGATGGAAACTACACCCACTGACAGTATTAACATTGTTGTTTGCTATCTGTGTGCAAAGCTTCCAGAGTTTGGAGGTGATATATGCAATAAATGCTGGAGGAGAAGCACACACTGACAGTTATGGTATTCGGTACCTTAAAGATCCATTAATGAATAAAGTTGGAACAGCATCGGATTATGGAAAACAATTAATTATTGGTAGAGTAAATGCTATCGATCAAATACTTTATCAGACTGAGCGTTACCATCATAGTACCTTTGGATATGATATTCCAATCAGTGAAGATGGAGATTATGTTATGATATTAAAGTTTTGTGAAGTTTATTTTAATTCTCCTAATATGAAG GTGTTTGATGTGGTATTAAATGGAGATCATACTGTTGTTACTGACTTAGACATCTTTGAAAGAGTTGGTAGAGGAATAGCACATGATGAATATGTTCCATTTAAAGTGCAAGGAGGAAAATTAATATACAATGATGAAGAGTCTGACATTCTAGCAGGAAAAATTCGAGTTGAATTTATAAAA GGTTATAGAGATAATCCAAAAATAAATGCCATTGCTGTTATAAAAGGGAATATAGAAG ATATACCACAATTGGGCCCAATTCCTCAGGAACCAGAGGAATACCATAATATACAAGAAGATGAAGAAGAGTCTACAGTTCGTAGCCGACACACAAGTGGTCCTAGAACTCCAGATCCGTACTCAATTGATGACTCATCAGTAATGTTACCAGTCTTTGTAGCTATTGGAGCATTTATCCCTTTATTGTTTTGCCTATGCAAACTCTAG